Proteins from a single region of Hypomesus transpacificus isolate Combined female chromosome 9, fHypTra1, whole genome shotgun sequence:
- the akr7a3 gene encoding aflatoxin B1 aldehyde reductase member 3: protein MLWVARVGLCGLNQRLVSRFNQLPVVLISRCNMSSTASAHTKKPISLLGTMAFGGRADATLSHEMVKVFLQHGHNDVDTAFMYTDGQAETVIGEMNLPKTVSIATKANPWDGKTLKPESVRSQLDISLKRLKSDSVDLFYLHAPDHQNPIQDTLRACDELHKEGKYKELGLSNYASWEVAEIVCICRNNNWIVPTVYQGMYNATTRQVETELLPCLRYCNMRFYAYNPLAGGLLTGKYHFEDKDGSQPAGRFFGNNWAGAYRDRYWKQSHFQAIDLVMKAMETAYGVDKPSMTSAALRWMYHHSQLRGDLGDGVIIGMSTMEQLQQNMSASEEGVLDQRVVEAFKQAWDLVAHECPNYFR, encoded by the exons ATGCTCTGGGTTGCAAGAGTAGGCCTGTGTGGACTTAATCAACGACTTGTGTCAAGATTCAACCAGCTACCAGTGGTGCTAATCTCTCGTTGCAACATGTCGTCGACCGCGTCTGCACATACTAAGAAGCCCATTTCTCTACTAGGAACTATGGCATTTGGGGGGCGCGCTGACGCGACGCTAAGCCACGAAATGGTCAAAGTGTTTCTGCAGCACGGGCACAATGATGTGGACACTGCTTTTATGTATACAGACGGCCAGGCAGAGACAGTTATTGGTGAAATGAATCTTCCAAAAACAG TGAGCATTGCCACCAAAGCCAACCCCTGGGATGGGAAGACCCTGAAACCTGAGAGTGTTCGGTCCCAGCTGGACATCTCCCTGAAGAGACTGAAGAGCGACTCTGTTGACCTCTTCTACCTCCATGCCCCTGACCACCAGAACCCCATCCAGGACACCCTGCGGGCCTGTGATGAGCTCCACAAAGAG GGGAAGTACAAGGAGCTGGGTTTATCAAACTATGCCTCCTGGGAGGTGGCTGAGATAGTGTGCATCTGCAGAAACAACAACTGGATAGTTCCAACGGTTTATCAG GGGATGTACAATGCCACCACCAGACAAGTGGAGACAGAGCTGCTTCCATGTCTCAGATACTGCAACATGAGGTTCTATGCGTACAACCCTCTGGCAG GAGGTCTCCTCACAGGCAAGTACCACTTTGAAGATAAAGATGGCTCTCAGCCTGCAGGACGCTTCTTTGGCAACAACTGGGCGGGGGCCtacagggacag GTACTGGAAGCAGAGCCATTTCCAGGCTATAGACCTCGTCATGAAGGCGATGGAGACGGCTTACGGAGTAGACAAACCCTCTATGACCTCAGCTGCACTCCGCTGGATGTACCACCACTCACAGCTCAGG GGGGATCTGGGAGATGGAGTCATCATCGGCATGTCCACCATGGAGCAGCTCCAGCAGAACATGTCGGCTTCAGAGGAGGGTGTCCTGGACCAGAGGGTGGTTGAAGCCTTCAAGCAGGCCTGGGACCTGGTGGCCCACGAGTGTCCCAACTACTTCCGTTGA
- the mrto4 gene encoding mRNA turnover protein 4 homolog isoform X2, with product MFVFSVANMRNNKLKDIRTAWKHSRFFFGKNKVMMIAIGRNSTDEYKDNLHKVSRFLRGEVGVLFTNKTKEEVQEYFNHFKEKDFARAGNKAQMAVTLDEGPLEQFPHSMEPQLRQLGLPTALKKGVVTLLKEHQVCKEGDALTPEQARILKLFGIEMAEFKLLVKCMWNSESNDFEKMAEEEDEDAMQENEDKEDEGE from the exons atgtttgtgttttccGTGGCTAACATGAGGAACAACAAACTCAAGGATATCAGAACAGCCTGGAAACACAGCAG ATTCTTCTTTGGTAAAAACAAAGTGATGATGATCGCCATCGGAAGGAACTCCACGGATGAGTACAAAGACAATTTGCACAAG GTCAGCAGGTTTCTGAGAGGCGAAGTGGGTGTGTTATTCACAAATAAGACCAAAGAAGAAGTTCAAGA GTATTTCAATCACTTTAAGGAGAAAGATTTTGCGCGGGCAGGTAATAAGGCACAGATGGCCGTAACACTTGACGAAGGACCCCTGGAACAGTTCCCTCACTCCATGGAGCCACAGCTGAGGCAGTTGGGACTGCCCACCGCACTCAAGAAGG GAGTCGTGACGTTACTGAAAGAGCACCAAGTGTGCAAGGAGGGTGACGCCTTAACGCCCGAGCAGGCTCGTATTCTG AAACTGTTTGGGATTGAGATGGCTGAATTCAAGTTGCTAGTCAAGTGCATGTGGAACTCTGAATCAAACGACTTTGAGAAGATGGCTGAGGAAGAAGACGAAGATGCCATGCAGGAAAATGAAGATAAGGAAGACGAGGGAGAATGA
- the mrto4 gene encoding mRNA turnover protein 4 homolog isoform X1 produces the protein MPKSKRDKKISLTKTAKKGLETKQNLIEELRKCVDIYKHMFVFSVANMRNNKLKDIRTAWKHSRFFFGKNKVMMIAIGRNSTDEYKDNLHKVSRFLRGEVGVLFTNKTKEEVQEYFNHFKEKDFARAGNKAQMAVTLDEGPLEQFPHSMEPQLRQLGLPTALKKGVVTLLKEHQVCKEGDALTPEQARILKLFGIEMAEFKLLVKCMWNSESNDFEKMAEEEDEDAMQENEDKEDEGE, from the exons ATGCCGAAGTCAAAGAGGGATAAGAAAA TTTCGCTTACGAAGACAGCCAAGAAGGGATTAGAAACAAAACAGAACTTGATAGAAGAG TTGCGGAAATGTGTGGACATTTACAAAcacatgtttgtgttttccGTGGCTAACATGAGGAACAACAAACTCAAGGATATCAGAACAGCCTGGAAACACAGCAG ATTCTTCTTTGGTAAAAACAAAGTGATGATGATCGCCATCGGAAGGAACTCCACGGATGAGTACAAAGACAATTTGCACAAG GTCAGCAGGTTTCTGAGAGGCGAAGTGGGTGTGTTATTCACAAATAAGACCAAAGAAGAAGTTCAAGA GTATTTCAATCACTTTAAGGAGAAAGATTTTGCGCGGGCAGGTAATAAGGCACAGATGGCCGTAACACTTGACGAAGGACCCCTGGAACAGTTCCCTCACTCCATGGAGCCACAGCTGAGGCAGTTGGGACTGCCCACCGCACTCAAGAAGG GAGTCGTGACGTTACTGAAAGAGCACCAAGTGTGCAAGGAGGGTGACGCCTTAACGCCCGAGCAGGCTCGTATTCTG AAACTGTTTGGGATTGAGATGGCTGAATTCAAGTTGCTAGTCAAGTGCATGTGGAACTCTGAATCAAACGACTTTGAGAAGATGGCTGAGGAAGAAGACGAAGATGCCATGCAGGAAAATGAAGATAAGGAAGACGAGGGAGAATGA